From the genome of Streptomyces xanthophaeus:
GGAATGGCTTCACCGTGCCGTCCGGGGCGGCCGGGTGCCGGGCGGCGCGTACGGCCGGCCCGGCACCGCAGCACTGACCCAAGGACGGGAACAGGGTGAAGGCGTACTACACGGCAAAATGGCTGATCACCGGCGGGCCAGGCGGACGGATACGCGACGGCGGAGTCCTCGTCGACCGGGGAACCATCCGCTGGGTCGGCTCGGACGACGACCTGCCCGCCAGGCTCCGGCGCGGCAGCGAACGCGTCGACCTCGGCTCCATGACGCTTCTTCCGGGACTGGTGGACTCGCACGTCCATCTGGCGCTCGACGGGCTGCCGGGCGCGATGGACCGGATGCGCGCGCTCGACGACGCGCCGCTGCGGGCGCTCATGTTCCGCAACGCGGCGCAGCTGCTGGCCGCCGGAGTCACCACGGCGAGGGACCTGGGCGCCCCCGGCCACCTGGCCTTGCACGTCCGCGACGCGCTGCGGGCCGGACGGGCCCCGGGACCCTCGCTCGTCGTCTCCGGGCCGCCGCTGACGGTGCCCGGAGGACACTGCTGGTTCATGGGCGGCGCCTGCGCCGACGAGGCCGAACTCCGTGCTGCCGTACGGGCGCAGGCCGCCCGCGGCGTCGATTTCATCAAGGTCATGGCCACGGGAGGCGCCCTGACCGGCGGGTCCGGCCCCGGTGAGGAGCAGTTCGGCGAGGCGGAACTGCGCGCCGTCGTGGACGAGGCGACCCTGCACGGGCTCCGGGTCGCCGCACACGCCCACGGCACCAGCGGCATCGCCCACGCGCTGCGCGCGGGGGTCCACACCATCGAGCACTGCAGCTTCATCTCCCCCGAGGGGACCATCGCACCGGACCTCTCGCTCGTCCGGGAGCTGGCGGCCGCCCCCGTCCACGTCTGCCCGACGATCAGCCGCCGGTTCACCGAGCGCTGGGACGACCGGGACGACCCCCGCTCCACCCCCGTGTCCGCGCTGCCGCTCCTGCACCGCGAGGGTGTCGCCCTGATAGCGGGAACCGACGCGGGCACCGACGGGGCACCCCATCCCGCGTACGCGGACGGCCTCGTCGGCATGGCGCGCCTGGGCATACCCGCCGCCGACATCCTCCACACGGCGACGGCCGGCGCCGCTCGCGCGCTCGGCCTCGGCGCGGTCACGGGCCGGCTGGCTCCCGGGCTGCGCGCCGATCTGATCGCGGTGGACGGCGACCCCCTCGACGACATAGCGGTCCTCGCGGCGCCCCGGCTCGTCGTCGCCCGGGGCAGACAGGCGGTGTCCACGGGCACCCGCGAAGGGGAGGGGGGACTGTTGCCGCGCCCTGTCTGAGCCGTCTGTGCCGTGCCGTCGATGTCCCGTCCGGCCGCCCTACCGGCGGCCGGACGGGACGTCGACGACGCTCCCCGGCATCCCGCAGCGGCGGCACCCCGCCGTTACAGTCGCGCTCCAATCTCCTTCCATCGGCCGCGGCGACGCTTCCCGCATGACCCCTCCCACGGAATTCCCCCGCCACCAGGACGGCCCCACCCCGGGTGGGTCGGACGCGGTACCGGCCGGAGGCCGGCTCGACCTGCTCGGCTGTGCACTGCTCACCCCGGGCGGGTCGGACGCGGCCTCGTTCCTCCTCGGTCTGCCCCCCGACCCGCCGTCCGGGCCCGCCGGCGGCGCCCACCGCTTCGCCCCGTGGTGGCCGGCGCCGACCGCCTCGTGAGCGGATGCGGGCCGGCGCGGTGGGCCGTCGTCCGTCGGCACGCACGTCTCTGCGGCCCACGCTCGCGCCAGAAGGTGCCGTCCCCCTTGCATCCGACTGTTTTCACAGGTCGGAGGGGGTGAAAAGGGAGACGGCCGGAGCCCCCGCACAGTAGGCTCCGGCCGTCGGCTCTAGGGCCGTACGAGATCAGATGTCGAGGCCGGTCAGGACCAGGACCCGCTCGTACGTGTAGTCGTCCATCGCGTAGCGGACGCCCTCGCGGCCCACACCGGACTGCTTGACGCCGCCGTACGGCATCTGGTCGGCGCGGTAGGACGGCGCGTCGCCGATGATCACACCGCCGACCTCGAGCTCGCGGTGGGCCCGGAACGCGGTCTGGACGTTGCGGGTGAAGACGCCGGTCTGCAGACCGAACTTCGAGTCGTTGACGGCGGCGAAGGCCTCGTCGGTGTTCTCGACCTTCTTCAGCGTCAGGACCGGTCCGAAGACCTCCTCGGTGGCGAGCTTGACGCCGTCCGGCACGTGGGCCAGGACGGTGGGCTCGTACGAGGCACCCGCGCGCTTGCCGCCGGTGAGCAGCTTGGCTCCGCCGGCCACGGCCTCGTCGACCCAGGACTCGACACGCTGGGCGGCGGCCTCGGAGACGAGGGGGCCGACGTCGGTGGCGGAGTCGGACGGGTCGCCGGTGACCTGGGCCTGGACCTTCTCGACGACCTTCTCGACGAGACGGTCGTAGACGGAGGCGTCGGCGATCACGCGCTGCACGGAGATGCAGGACTGGCCGGCCTGGTAGTTCGAGAAGGTCGCGATACGGGTCGCGGCCCAGTCGAGGTCGGCCTCGGAGGACCAGTCGTCCAGGACGACGGCCGCGGCGTTGCCGCCGAGCTCCAGGGTGCAGTGCTTGTGGGGCACCGACTGCTGGATGGCGTAGCCGACGGTGTCGGAGCCGGTGAAGGAGATGACGGGCAGGCGCTCGTCCTTGACCAGGGCCGGCATCTTGTCGTTGGCGACCGGCAGGACCGACCAGGAGCCGGCCGGGAGGTCGGTCTCGGCGAGCAGCTCGCCGAGGATCAGACCGGACAGCGGCGTGGCCGGGGCGGGCTTGAGGATGATCGGCGCGCCGACGGCGATGGCCGGGGCCACCTTGTGGGCGCACAGGTTCAGCGGGAAGTTGAACGGTGCGATGCCGAGGACCGGGCCCTTGACGAAGCGGCGGGTCAGCGCGAGACGGCCGACACCGCCGGCGTCGGTGTCGAGGCGCTGGGCCTCTCCGCCGTTGAAGCGGCGGGCCTCTTCGGCGGCGAAGCGGAACACGGACACCGCACGGCCGACCTCACCGCGGGCCCACTTGACGGGCTTGCCGTTCTCGGCGGAGATCAGCTGGGCGATCTCCTCGGTGCGCTCCGCGAGCCGCTTGGACACGTGGTCCAGGGCCGCGGCCCGTACGTGGGCGGGGGTCGCGGAGAACTCCGCCGTCACGGCGTACGCCGCGGCCACGGCCTCTTCGACCTGCTCGTCGGTGGGCACGCTGACGGCGGCGACCAGGCGGCCGTCCCACGGGGAGTGGACGTCGAAGCTGTCCTCGCCGGTGGCCTGGCGGCCGGCGAGCCAGAAGGCGTGGGTGGAAGTCATGCGAATCCCGGCCCTTCGGAAGTGTGCGGTGGGTCCTGACCCCTCCACCGTAGAACTCCGTCGGCGTTTCGGCGTTTGTCCCTGATGGAGCGGCGGGTCGTCACGCTTCGCCGCTTTGTCACTGTCCGGCCTGCCGAGCGGGGCCCTCAGGACGGGGTCGAGGTCGCCTTGAGGGCGAGCCACAGCTCCATGCGGACGTCCGGGTCCTCCAGGGAGCGGCCGAGGATCTCCTCGACCCGCTTCATCCGGTAGCGCAGGGTGTGCCGGTGCACGCCGAGGTCGGCCGCGGCCGCGTCCCACTGCCCGTGGCGGGAGAGCCAGGCCTGCAGCGAGGCCACCAGGTCGCCGCGCCCGGTCGCGTCGTGCTCCCGCAGGGCGCGCAGGGTGCCGTCCGCGAAGGCCCGTACGGCGTCGTCGGCCAGCAGCGGCAGGACCGAGCCCGCCGCCATGTCCTCGTGCTCGACCATCGGCCGGCCGCGGCGCCGGGCCACGGCCAGGGCCTGGTCCGCCTGCTTGAGGGCCGCCGCCACACCGCCCGGTCCGGCCGGCGCCGACAGGCCGACCACCAGCTCGTCCGGCTCCGGCCCGGCCGTGTCCCGGCCGCGCCGCGCCTCCAGTGCCTCCGCGTGGTCCATGCACGCCTGTACGGCCGAGCCCCCGTCGGAGGCCAGGACCACGAGCCGGCCCTCCTCCGGGACGACGAGCAGCGCCTCTCCGGTCCGGGCCGCCGCCGACTCCACCGTGTCGGACAGCAGCGCCAGGCCTTCCGGCTGCGCGGTCCCCGCCAGGGCCGGCTCGGCCACCACGAGCCGGAACGGTGCCTCCAGCAGGGCCCCGTACAGGTCCCCGGCCACGGCCCGCGCGTGGTCCGCCTCGCCCGCGAGCAGCATCCGCAGCACCGCCGCCCCCAGCCGGGACTCGGCGTCGTGCAGCGAGCGCGAGCGCTCGGTGGTGAGGGTGAGCAGCGCGACGGCGGAGTGCACGGCGTACCGCTCGGCCGTGCCCAGCGGGGCCGCGGTACCGACGGCGAGCGCGCCGCGGGCGCGCCGGCCCGTGCCCAGGGACTGCAGCTCCACGCGGTCCTCCGAGCCGCCGACCACGGCGCTCGCGGGCGCCGGGCGTTCCCGCAGCCGTTCCACGTCGGGGGTGAGCCGGGCTGCGCGGCGCGCGGCCCAGTCGGGGGCGGCCGCGACGACCGCGCCCGAGGTGTCGTACAGCGCGGCCCAGCCGTGCACGTGCGCGGCCAGTTTCACCAGCAGCTCGGTGGGGCCGTCGACGGAGAGCGCGGCGCGCGTCAGCTCCCGCTGGGCCTCGAAACCGGCGGTGACGGCCCGGTACTGGTCCGCGGCGAGGGCCGCGGAGACCGCCTTGCTGATCGCCAGGAAGGGGGTCCGCCGCGGTACCTCCAGCAGCGGCATGTCCTCGGCCCGCGCGGCCTCGACCAGCGCCTCGGGGATCTCCTCGTAGTTGACGCCGATCGCGAAGCCGATGCCGACGACCCCGGCCGCGGCGAGGCGGCGTACATAGGCGCGCATCTCCTCCGGGTCCCCCGCGTCCAGCTTCATCGCGGTGATCAGGAGCAGCTCCCCGCCCTCCATGTAGGGGACCGGGTCGGCGAGCTCGCTGACGTGGGCCCACCGCACCGGGGTGTCGAGGCGGCCCTCCCCGGCCCGGACGCTGAGCTTGAGCGCCGAGTGCTGGACGAGTGAGGCGAGGGTGAGCGGCATCGGTTACCAGTGGCCTTAGCGGGAGGGGGCGAGCGGGAGGGTCAGGAGGCAGACCGCCGACGGTTTTCGCCGTGTCGTACGAACGACTCCCCTCGATTCTGCCACCTCGTACGGGTCGGGGTGCGGGTCAGGACGTTCCGGCCAGGCGGACCAGCAGCGGGGCCGCCCGTTCCCCGCGCACCGAGGTCAGCGACAGGACGGCGTGCCCCGGCGGCACGGCGTGCGCCAGGTCCGAGGCGGACCACCGCTCGCGCTCCACCTGGCGCACGGTCACCGCGTCCGTGGTGACCGCCTTGCCGGTGACGAGCTTGCGGAAGGAGTGCATCAGGCGGGTGAGCGGCTGGTCGGCGAAGACGGTGCGGTGGGTGACGTCCCGCGTCTCCACCCACTCCGTGCCCCAGGCCTCGGCGAAGCGCTTGCCGTCCCAGGTGGTGACCCCGGAGAAGGCCATCCGGCAGCCGACCGCCCCGAGCAGCGGGGTGCGCAGCGCCTCCGGTACGTCGTCCAGCGTGCGCAGCGTGAGCAGGACGCCCGCATGCGCCGAGCGCAGCCGCTGGACGCCCCGCACGGTCTCGGCGGTCAGGGTGTGGGAGGCGTCGTCGAAGGCGAGGAAGGCGAAGAGGGAGCGGTCGGTGCGGGCGGCCGCGGCGGCGTTGAACTGGGCGAGCAGCAGCCGGGCCAGCATCCGGGAGGCGTCGGCGTGTCCGCGTTCGGGCAGGTCCACGCGGACCCGGATCGGGTGCTCCAGGGCGCGCAGCGAGAACGGCCGGCCCTGGCCGGTGGTGTCGAAGAAACCGGCGAAGGCGGGCCGGTCCAGCAGGGCCACCCGGTCGGCGAGGGCGGGGCCGGGGTCCGCGGGGGCGCCGTGCTGGCGGACCCGGGCGTCGAGTTCGCGCAGCATGGCGTGCTGTCCGGCGAGGTCGCGGCGCAGCGCGTCGAAGGCGGTGGGGACCTGGTCGAGCAGTTCGCGCAGTTCGGGCACGGTCGGGAAGCGGTCGTACGCCGCCCGGAACGGCCCGAGGAGCTGGGCGAGGGCGGTCGCGGCCCGGCGTACGTCGATCCCGGGGACGTCCCCGACGAAGGCCTCGGCGAGCAGGGTGGCGGCCTCGTCGGGGTCGGTGGCGCCGCCGTACAGGTCGAGGTCGTAGACGGAGGCGGGGTCGCCGACCCGGACCACGACGTCGAAGGCGGCGTCCGGTCCGAGCTGGGCGCCGGCCGCGCCGACGGCGACGACGGCGGCCTGGCCGGCGAGGGCCTGGAGCGAGAGCGACTCGACGACGGGCCGCACCAGCTGCCGGGTCTTGCCGGTGCCGGAGGGGCCGACGGCGAGCAGGGAGGTGCCGAGCACGTCGGGGTCGAGGGCGAGGGCGGTGCCGCGGCGGGAGTACGGGTTGCGGGCGCCGTCCTCCACGGTGCCGAGCAGCACCTGCCGGGCCAGCAGGTCGTGCCGGGCGGCCCGCACGGGCAGGTCCCGCGCCCCGGACGGGTGCACACAGGCCCCGGCGCCCTTGTCACGCACGGCGTCGGCGAAGGCCCGCATCCGCGAGGGGTCGACGCGCACGGAGTCCCAGGCCCGCCGGATCCGGGCGTAGTCCACGTCGTTCATCCGCCCACCCCCGGCCTCCACCTCCAGCCGCTCGGCCACCTCCCCCAGCCCGGCGGCCCGCAACTGCGGCCACCGCGCGGGGTCGTCCTCCGGCTCGTCGACAGGTGTCGCCCGGGGGCGGTCCGGGCGGGCCGGATTCGCGGCCGGCCGGATCCGGCGCAGCAGGCGGATCGCGCCGCCGAGCCACGCGAAGGCCAGGACGACGGCCACGTCGATCGCGGTCTTCGCCGTACTGTCGAGCGCGAGGTTGGCCTCTTGGTCCGTGCCGTACGGCAGGAACGCGAAGACCAACTGCCGGAGCGGCAGCTGGTGGTTGTCGACGAGGAGGAGCGTGACCCACGCCAGGGGCACGACCGCGAGGGCCGGTGCCCAGGGGCCGCGCGCGACGACCAGGCGGTTCCAAGCGGTCCGCCAGCTGCCGAGCCGGCCGAACCCGTAGAGGAGCGCCGAGACGAAGAGCGTCTCGTAGATCGGCTTGGCCCGCATCCCGCCCGTCCCCATGACCGGCTCCCCGTTCGCGGCGTACCAGCTGTCCGGGGTGAAGAGGTTGAGCGGTGCGTCCCAGAAGGGAATGTACGTGTTGCGCATCAGGGACCAGACGAGGACACACGCCAGGAAGGAAACGAGTGCTCCGGTGGCAAGAGCCCGGTCGGGGGTCGTCGGCGGTTCCACCGCTGCCCGCGGGGAGTGGCCGTAGCGCCATACGCCCGGCTCGGCGACCGGCCGGGGGGTGCGCAGCCAGTCGGCGACGGTCGGTCCACGGTCCGGCGCGTGGCGCGGCTTCGGGGGGTGCGCCTGTGGGGCGCCAGCAGGTCTCGGTACGCGATCCGAGCGGGTTGCCCGTCCGTCGTGCGTGCCGTCGGTGTCCATGAAACCCCTGCCCCCTGCCCGTGCCTGCGCTGCGTCGCTCAATGTAGTTGCCCGGCGTCGGCCGTGGGCCCGTACCCGCGCTCCGATGCGCCGTGCCGTCCACAAGAGGCGTGCCCGGGTCCTTCCTATGGCCGTCACGGACAAGGACACGCGGTGATCACTACCGAACGGAGCATGCAGTACCACCGCTCCCGGGCCTAGCCTGCGGACAAAGAGACAAGTGCGTCCGAAAACACCCCCCAGGAGCCCCCTATGACCGCTGTTCCGCAGGAGCGCAAGATCGTCACCGCGATCCCCGGCCCCAAGTCGCAGGAGCTGCAGGCCCGCCGCCTCCAGACCGTGGCCGGTGGCGTGGGCTCCGTGCTGCCCGTCTTCACGGCCCGCGCGGGCGGCGGCATCATCGAGGACGTCGACGGCAACCGCCTGATCGACTTCGGCTCCGGCATCGCCGTGACCTCGGTCGGCGCGTCCGCCGAGGCCGTCGTGCGCCGCGCCTCCGCGCAGCTCGCCGACTTCACCCACACCTGTTTCATGGTCACCCCGTACGAGGGCTACGTCGAGGTCTGCGAGGCCCTCGCCGAGCTGACCCCGGGCACCCACGCCAAGAAGTCGGCCCTGTTCAACTCCGGCGCCGAGGCCGTCGAGAACGCCGTCAAGATCGCCCGTTCGTACACCAAGCGCCAGGCCGTCGTCGTCTTCGACCACGGCTACCACGGCCGTACGAACCTCACCATGGCGCTGACCGCGAAGAACATGCCGTACAAGCAGGGCTTCGGTCCGTTCGCCCCCGAGGTCTACCGCGTCCCGGTCGCCTACGGCTACCGCTGGCCCACCGGTGCCGAGAACTGCGGCCCCGAGGCCGCCGCCCAGGCGATCGACCAGATCACCAAGCAGATCGGCGCCGAGAACGTCGCCGCGATCATCATCGAGCCGGTCCTCGGCGAGGGCGGTTTCATCGAGCCGGCCAAGGGCTTCCTGCCCGCGATCGTGAAGTTCGCCAACGACAACGGCATCGTCTTCGTCGCCGACGAGATCCAGTCCGGCTTCTGCCGCACCGGCCAGTGGTTCGCGTGCGAGGACGAGGGCATCGTCCCGGACCTGATCACCACCGCCAAGGGCATCGCGGGCGGTCTGCCGCTCGCCGCCGTGACCGGCCGCGCCGAGATCATGGACGCCGCGCACGCGGGTGGCCTGGGTGGCACCTACGGCGGCAACCCGGTGGCGTGCGCGGGTGCGCTCGGCTCCATCGAGACCATGAAGGAGCTCGACCTCAACGCCGCGGCGAAGAAGATCGAGTCCGTCATGAAGGCCCGCCTGACGGCCATGCAGGAGAAGTACGACATCATCGGCGACATCCGCGGCCGCGGCGCCATGATCGCGATCGAGCTGGTCAAGGACCCGGTCTCCAAGACCCCGTTCCCGGAGGCGGCCGGCGCGCTCGCCAAGGCCTGCCACGCCGAGGGCCTGCTCGTCCTCACCTGTGGCACCTACGGCAACGTGCTCCGCTTCCTCCCGCCGATCGTCATCGGCGAGGACCTGCTGAACGAGGGCCTGGACCTCATCGAGGCCGCGTTCGCGGCCATCGGCACGGCCATCTGATCGAACGGCTAGAACGTGCGCACGCCGCGACCGGTACCTACCGGCGGTAACGGGCGGACGCTGTGAAGAAGCTGTGGGGGGCCGATGGCGGGAGCGCGATCCTGCTGTCGGTCCCCCTTTCGCTGCCGTACGGTTTCTGCAGATGAGTGAGACACCCCGCTCCAGGGAAACCGGGGGCGACACCAGTACTGGGCTTCCCCAGCACCGTACTGGGCATGCGTTCGCGCACACTCCTCACCGATCGGACAGCCGTTCGCCCCAAACCCCCCGGGGCGCCCGGCAACCCGATCCGGGCGGCCGTCCCGGAACCATCCCCCCTGTTCCGGGACGGCCGGCCACTCCTCTCCTGATCGCCGCGGTCTGCGGCCTCCTCTTCTCCCTGGTCACCTGGCAGGTGCTGGTCTCCGGCCCGCTGCTGACCCCGGACCACGCGCTGAGCCGCGCCCTGGTGCGCACGGTCCCGGACTCCGTCACCGAGCGCCTCTCGGACCTCGGCAACATCCCGGTCGCCGTGCCCGTCCTCGTCCTGGCCATGGCGTACGCCGCCCGGCGCGGGCGGGCGCTCGCCGCCGGGGCCGCGGGCCTGGCGATGGCCCTGGTGCCGGCCCTGGTCATCCCGTTCAAGGAGTGGACCGCCCGGCCCGGGCCCCTGGAGCCCTGGGCCGCCGGCTACTTCCCCTCGGGCCACACGGCCACCGCCGCCGTCGCGTACCTCGGCGCGGCCCTGCTCGTGCGCCCGTACACCCGCCGGGCATGGCCGACGGCCGCCGCCCTGGTGCTGACGGGGGCGACGGCCGCCGGGCTGATCCTTCGGGGGTGGCACTGGCCGCTGGACGTCCTGGCCAGCCTGCTGCTCTGCACTCCCCTGCTGCTCGCAGTGGCGTGGGCCGGCGGGGTCGGCCGGGCAGGACGACCCGGCCGGGCAGGACGGCTCAGCCTCCGAAGTACGCGTCGAAGTTCCGGCTGAACTCCCAGCCTCCGAAGCGGTCCCAGTTGATCGACCAGGTCATCAGGCCGCGCAGCCCCGGCCAGGTGCCGTGGGTC
Proteins encoded in this window:
- a CDS encoding metal-dependent hydrolase family protein — its product is MKAYYTAKWLITGGPGGRIRDGGVLVDRGTIRWVGSDDDLPARLRRGSERVDLGSMTLLPGLVDSHVHLALDGLPGAMDRMRALDDAPLRALMFRNAAQLLAAGVTTARDLGAPGHLALHVRDALRAGRAPGPSLVVSGPPLTVPGGHCWFMGGACADEAELRAAVRAQAARGVDFIKVMATGGALTGGSGPGEEQFGEAELRAVVDEATLHGLRVAAHAHGTSGIAHALRAGVHTIEHCSFISPEGTIAPDLSLVRELAAAPVHVCPTISRRFTERWDDRDDPRSTPVSALPLLHREGVALIAGTDAGTDGAPHPAYADGLVGMARLGIPAADILHTATAGAARALGLGAVTGRLAPGLRADLIAVDGDPLDDIAVLAAPRLVVARGRQAVSTGTREGEGGLLPRPV
- a CDS encoding aldehyde dehydrogenase family protein, which encodes MTSTHAFWLAGRQATGEDSFDVHSPWDGRLVAAVSVPTDEQVEEAVAAAYAVTAEFSATPAHVRAAALDHVSKRLAERTEEIAQLISAENGKPVKWARGEVGRAVSVFRFAAEEARRFNGGEAQRLDTDAGGVGRLALTRRFVKGPVLGIAPFNFPLNLCAHKVAPAIAVGAPIILKPAPATPLSGLILGELLAETDLPAGSWSVLPVANDKMPALVKDERLPVISFTGSDTVGYAIQQSVPHKHCTLELGGNAAAVVLDDWSSEADLDWAATRIATFSNYQAGQSCISVQRVIADASVYDRLVEKVVEKVQAQVTGDPSDSATDVGPLVSEAAAQRVESWVDEAVAGGAKLLTGGKRAGASYEPTVLAHVPDGVKLATEEVFGPVLTLKKVENTDEAFAAVNDSKFGLQTGVFTRNVQTAFRAHRELEVGGVIIGDAPSYRADQMPYGGVKQSGVGREGVRYAMDDYTYERVLVLTGLDI
- a CDS encoding PucR family transcriptional regulator, with the protein product MPLTLASLVQHSALKLSVRAGEGRLDTPVRWAHVSELADPVPYMEGGELLLITAMKLDAGDPEEMRAYVRRLAAAGVVGIGFAIGVNYEEIPEALVEAARAEDMPLLEVPRRTPFLAISKAVSAALAADQYRAVTAGFEAQRELTRAALSVDGPTELLVKLAAHVHGWAALYDTSGAVVAAAPDWAARRAARLTPDVERLRERPAPASAVVGGSEDRVELQSLGTGRRARGALAVGTAAPLGTAERYAVHSAVALLTLTTERSRSLHDAESRLGAAVLRMLLAGEADHARAVAGDLYGALLEAPFRLVVAEPALAGTAQPEGLALLSDTVESAAARTGEALLVVPEEGRLVVLASDGGSAVQACMDHAEALEARRGRDTAGPEPDELVVGLSAPAGPGGVAAALKQADQALAVARRRGRPMVEHEDMAAGSVLPLLADDAVRAFADGTLRALREHDATGRGDLVASLQAWLSRHGQWDAAAADLGVHRHTLRYRMKRVEEILGRSLEDPDVRMELWLALKATSTPS
- a CDS encoding ATP/GTP-binding protein codes for the protein MDTDGTHDGRATRSDRVPRPAGAPQAHPPKPRHAPDRGPTVADWLRTPRPVAEPGVWRYGHSPRAAVEPPTTPDRALATGALVSFLACVLVWSLMRNTYIPFWDAPLNLFTPDSWYAANGEPVMGTGGMRAKPIYETLFVSALLYGFGRLGSWRTAWNRLVVARGPWAPALAVVPLAWVTLLLVDNHQLPLRQLVFAFLPYGTDQEANLALDSTAKTAIDVAVVLAFAWLGGAIRLLRRIRPAANPARPDRPRATPVDEPEDDPARWPQLRAAGLGEVAERLEVEAGGGRMNDVDYARIRRAWDSVRVDPSRMRAFADAVRDKGAGACVHPSGARDLPVRAARHDLLARQVLLGTVEDGARNPYSRRGTALALDPDVLGTSLLAVGPSGTGKTRQLVRPVVESLSLQALAGQAAVVAVGAAGAQLGPDAAFDVVVRVGDPASVYDLDLYGGATDPDEAATLLAEAFVGDVPGIDVRRAATALAQLLGPFRAAYDRFPTVPELRELLDQVPTAFDALRRDLAGQHAMLRELDARVRQHGAPADPGPALADRVALLDRPAFAGFFDTTGQGRPFSLRALEHPIRVRVDLPERGHADASRMLARLLLAQFNAAAAARTDRSLFAFLAFDDASHTLTAETVRGVQRLRSAHAGVLLTLRTLDDVPEALRTPLLGAVGCRMAFSGVTTWDGKRFAEAWGTEWVETRDVTHRTVFADQPLTRLMHSFRKLVTGKAVTTDAVTVRQVERERWSASDLAHAVPPGHAVLSLTSVRGERAAPLLVRLAGTS
- the gabT gene encoding 4-aminobutyrate--2-oxoglutarate transaminase, whose amino-acid sequence is MTAVPQERKIVTAIPGPKSQELQARRLQTVAGGVGSVLPVFTARAGGGIIEDVDGNRLIDFGSGIAVTSVGASAEAVVRRASAQLADFTHTCFMVTPYEGYVEVCEALAELTPGTHAKKSALFNSGAEAVENAVKIARSYTKRQAVVVFDHGYHGRTNLTMALTAKNMPYKQGFGPFAPEVYRVPVAYGYRWPTGAENCGPEAAAQAIDQITKQIGAENVAAIIIEPVLGEGGFIEPAKGFLPAIVKFANDNGIVFVADEIQSGFCRTGQWFACEDEGIVPDLITTAKGIAGGLPLAAVTGRAEIMDAAHAGGLGGTYGGNPVACAGALGSIETMKELDLNAAAKKIESVMKARLTAMQEKYDIIGDIRGRGAMIAIELVKDPVSKTPFPEAAGALAKACHAEGLLVLTCGTYGNVLRFLPPIVIGEDLLNEGLDLIEAAFAAIGTAI
- a CDS encoding phosphatase PAP2 family protein is translated as MLVSGPLLTPDHALSRALVRTVPDSVTERLSDLGNIPVAVPVLVLAMAYAARRGRALAAGAAGLAMALVPALVIPFKEWTARPGPLEPWAAGYFPSGHTATAAVAYLGAALLVRPYTRRAWPTAAALVLTGATAAGLILRGWHWPLDVLASLLLCTPLLLAVAWAGGVGRAGRPGRAGRLSLRSTRRSSG